The sequence below is a genomic window from Sander lucioperca isolate FBNREF2018 chromosome 10, SLUC_FBN_1.2, whole genome shotgun sequence.
catagacacaggctaattattgctaactaaaatgctagttaacataagtaattaaacttaaacagctaatgtaagtccaaactgcctgcgagcttctcctgtactatacagtaattcatctactatgcgacagtaagtcgcgtggttatgacacaatcgttagcctatttttacaaaaacgtctgctacggagccataacgtgaggtacaaggtaatggagccttttatacattgttgtgtttctttagaaataaacaatggacaaataaagtctttaaacgcttcagatgtaaagttattcgctgtcaaagtgacgtcaaaatgaatggcagtcaatggaatgctaacgtcgggtgatcgctttgtagcatcaaaatggcgccataggagattcgagctctgaagcgaagcttacccccttgtgcTAAAGTGAGATGCGTTTCttcaggcgccatcttgggacgGACGTCTGACCCGTTCGGTTCTGAccataaaaagtgttttataaCATTTTACTGTTAAGAACGTGTTGAATTTAATATCAGAGTCCCTTTAAGCcaacatactgttgtgctgtcaTGACACTAAATTAAGCTAACGCTATGTCAGGTAAAGTATTTTTTACTATTAGCCTATCGAGTAAGATGTTAACAATTATGTTTTTCAGTAGCCATGCTCCGGGGAGCTGAACTGCACTTGGGTGGCAACCATGTTAAatctttagtgcataactttttttttttatattaatgaatgtctgttacattcaagccattgccaaatgagttgctacaaacaGTGTTCAACTATACCGTGGCCTTTGGGGGAGCCCACTTTTTGTGCGCTTGCGACTTCAAATGACTTACAAAGATAGCCTACATAACAACTACAAGTGTATGCACTATACATGATTTaccctattatactttatcGACAGGAATTGATAGGTCAAACAACAAACAGCCACTCACAAATAGCCTATCAACAAAGTatcaggctgtctttgagatttcacatgaacaatGATTAAAGTTACTCGGGCTACCGAAGAATAATTCCTCCGTTCAATTAGGCCTAAGCGACGCACCCCAAGCTTCCAACCTTAACCGTTTTGCCAGAATGCCAGCagcgtgttagcatttgaaccatagatatagaacaatagatatgaCATGTAATTCTGACTTGCCATTCCAGGATGGAACCACTTGGCGGCCATCTTACCAGGGTTAAGTTTTAGAATTGCTTCAATTAGAATCAATGGGGAAAGAGGCTCATGTTGTCTTTATAATCCTTATATTTTTCTACCAATACATCAATAGTGGTTttaattcaaagtaatgactgTAAGACAACTGTGCCTTtctagaaagaaacaaaaaatagagATTTGGGTGGAATTTTGATTGATATAGCTCCAAGAGAACAAGTAATTCGTTCAATTATAAAGATAATCTCATAATTTTGCATTTATACTGCaggtaataattttattttttcaattttgccTGAACTTAATATGTAAAAACTGTCTTTGGTATTCTGAATGGCTAATAtacattaaacaatattttttaacgtAGAAATCCTAAACAGATTCAGTATTATGGTCTATAGAGCGGTAGTTACGATAAGACACATGAGAGAAACATCCAactataatttattaatacatttatttatgtgtgtagattttatctcaactataagaccacatttcccatcaaccccgctacttcctgtttagtgtttgttttcttcctgtcAACCGGCCGGCATGGAGTTAGTTTTGACGATGAGTGGAGTAGTTGAAGAGCCTCGCTAGCTTCAATGAGTTTTTGTTGATAAAGACTATAATGACTTCACCAGAACTGCTGATGGACTTGTCGCAATTTTCATTGCGCTAACGTTATGGAAATTACATTTACGATAGTAATGCGGAGACTTTGCTGCTGAAGTAGGAATCCTTTCTGGATTGAAGTTACTTTACCTCATCAAGACATGGATTATTAAgttttaatttgctttactGAAAGAAAAATCGTGTAAAGGCATGAGGTAAGCTGACAACACTAGATGTTAATATATGATGAGTGACAGCAGGATTCAACATGGCTAATGTTTggggagctaacgttagctggtgaAAATGTAACGTTAAGTGCGGCTGGTCGGTTAGGGCTCCGTGTTGCTGGGTGTGGCTAATGTTGatttgtgtaacgtaacgttactctatgtgtaacattacattttaaCGTACCGTTAGCTTGCTGGATTTGTCTTGAGATATTATAAAATGAGATTTAGGAGTAAAGAAGAGTACTTGTCGTTAACTTTAATTTAACTGAAAACTTAACACAGATTGAGTGAAATCAGCCGCAGCAGTCAATGTAGGGGTAATATTAAcgacttgttaaaaaaaactgttataacgttaacgttactaaatgTCTTATTTGAGGTCAAAAATCAATCAACTAAAACAATGTTTGCTGTTCATAAATGCTGTTAAGAGCTAGCTAACAATCACCAATAACTGACATCTCAGCAGGTCCGTTAACAGTTGCTAGGTaacgtaactagctagctagctagttcaccaacttttctgtatttatagtcaaaaaaagtagagaaaaaatactttatctACTCCTACTGACATGTGGAAAGTGATGCCAGCCTCCTGGGTCTCTTCGGTCCTTCTGGTAAAGCAGTTAGGTGCTGCACAGCTGATAACCATACTTGCTGCCATAGGTGACAATTGTAAACAGTACCCTAGTAAGATGGCGGACAGTTATGCCATTTGTTATGACGTCATGTCAcatctattgttctatatctatgatttgaacaaagtgctgtgtcCACAGTGcgtgtgcagactgtagttacagTCCTATTACCTGAGGCCTTTCAGCACACTTAGGTTTTAGTTAATTCGTGTTCTCCCTACAGGGGACGGTCTCTAACATGTTCCGTTTTAGCTTCAACTTTACTCTGCAAACAAAAGTGTCTTGGGAGTTGCACCTGGAATTGCCTATAACCTGAAAACAATGGATGCAGTCAATGGCCAAGTGTGACTTTGCTCAATTaaactgccttgttttcttttttccatggctatatgatgctaactgcagaatggatttcaaggaCTTTGCGCGCCGATTAATGGCCTCCAACGTTTATATTACGTCAACGTTAACCATTGACTGTAAAATTAATATTAAAGATCCAGTaagtaagacttataaaactaactacGGTGATGGAAGGCTTGTAACATGTGGACGCGCAGACAGTTTTGTTAATTCCTCATGGAGGAAACATATGCACTATCAAtttcacagcagcagcagaaagaaataaaaatacagcctggtaaaaaaaaaaactgtttggtCTTTATAGCAAATGTAACCCTTCATGACAATTGTGAAGGGGGTTATAGAGCCTAATCAATGCTTAAAGTCGCCTATTTACACGAGACAAGGTAGCCTAGATTTTGTATATCACCCCGTAATTTTAATTTAACCAAGCCTGTCTCAAATAGCCTACATGTCTGGTATTTGTAACAGACCTACCTCGATAGACATAGCCTACATAAGGaactgcggtcaagccagccgacacTCGGATCTCCGTGGTCAACTCAGCCGACACTAAACTTGTAATGCGCTCTTATTCCGGCACGCGtggtaaatgcattcaaacgGCCGAGATCGAGTAGCGAAGTTGGCGAGATGATACACATTGGACTACttccggttttcaaaataagatgttaatacaaagtacatataaaaactagtaatggattatattcaccagaagtaaaatacatgtaacctgtgtctgtccattatacaaaacaaatgagtgaattgtgaaaggaatgtatagtttgagtttacaagaatacaacaataattccagactgatttatttcaggggacacctctgactacacccatatttaaaatcaggcaattaaacggtatcaatttggggatttttggaagcaaagtcccatacttctgctgtaaaatgactcaaaatatgaaactggaggtgctataaaaagactttggtccatagttccaggcaatgactgacatatttgagtacagggcatcacttaatactgtcatactgaaaatcaaacaattttactgtataattttggagatttctggaagcaaagtcccatacttctgctgtaaaatgtttGATTTCAAAAGTATGACATAttagtgatgccctgtactcaaaagGACTTTGGTCCATTGCCTGGTaatatggaccaaagtctttttataggcACTCACTTATATGTCATACTGAAAAGTCACTTTACTGCAGAAGTTTTGAGACTTTGCTTCGAAGCAAATCTCCaaaacttctgctgtaaaaatgtttgatttacagtatgacagtactaagtgatgccctgtactcaaatatgtcagtcattgcctggaactatggaccaaagtctttttatatcaCCTCCAGTTTCATTTTTTGAGTCATTTACAGCAGatgtatgggactttgcttccagaaatctccaaaattatacagtaaaaatgtttgatttacagtatgacagtactaagtgatgccctgtactcaaatatgtcagtcattgccctggaactatggaccaaagtctttttatagcacctccagtttcatatttttgagtcattttacagcagaagtatgggactttgcttccaaaaatcttcaaaattatacagtaaaattgtttgattttcagtatgacagtattaagtgatgccctgtactcaaatatgtcagccattgcctggaactatggaccaaagtccttttatagcacctccaaattcatattttgagtcattttacagcagaagtatgggactttgcttccagaaatccccaaattgataccgtttaattgcctgattttaaatatgggtgtagtcagaggtgtcccctgaaataaatcagtctggaattattgttgtattcttgtaaactcaaactatacattcctttcacaattcactcatttgttttgtataatggacagacacaggttacatgtattttacttctggtgaatataatccattactagtttttatatgtactttgtattaacatcttattttgaaaaccggaaGTAGTCCAATGTGTATCATCTCGCCAACTTCGCTACTCGATCTCGGCcgtttgaatgcatttaccaCGCGTGCCGGAATAAGAGCGCATTACAAGTTTAGTGTCGGCTGAGTTGACCACGGAGATCCGAgtgtcggctggcttgaccgcagtcaTAAGGAGGAGGCACTGCTACTCCGTCCCAATAAGGCGGCCGCGTCGACGTATCGCTCCAATGAACAGCAGTGACCAAGTGTTTATCTGCGCATAGCCTACTTTCCGGTTTGTTTTGCCACCTCACTTGGGTTTTCTCATCCTCCAGCGAGACATCAACCGGAATGGAGTCAACTGAAGCTTTCGTGACATTTCAGTTGGGCTGGCCTCAAATGCATCACTTGTTTGCTCTACTTTGTCTTGTTGCCGTCGTCAAATTAACAATGTTGCTCGCCGAAAGAAGGGATGCGTTTCGAAACTTTGAAGCTTTTCCAGGACCACCTGCACACTGGCTTTTTGGACATGTGAAGGAGGTAATTCAGACACGAGTAAGGTTCAGTAACGTTGCAGCCTCTGCAACTTTGTGCacctggggaaaaaaagagagttgGAATAAGGGTTGTAAGTAGGCTATAATTCAATAATTTATGAAGGCCTCACAGCTTGCATTGCAGTAGGAGAGCCGGGACAgttgaaacactttttaattaaacgtAATTTACAAAGCGATCGTATCGCACTGAAAGCTAATATTTTGTCACTAGCAACCTACACCTGTCATCTGTcaaatacagttgcattttcagcTTTGAACAAAACCGTTCAGGAATTCAGGAAATAACATTGGGAAACTCGACTCCCTATACTTGATGGGCCTGGATTTCATCTTTCTAAAACTGCCTTTCCATGTCTCCCCTCCATTTGTGCattttcttaaagtgcccatattatgaaaaaataactttttctgggatttggggtgttatgttgtgtctctggtgcttccacacacatacaaactttgaaataaatccatccatgctgtttagggtgagatacagtttctgaatgtgtcctgccttcagtctctgggtgagctgttcaaaatcggcacggcttgtgacatcacaagtcgaaacgagcaggctaacagcaaccattagctcgtagcgttagcatgctaacgctaatgctaacgctagcatgctaacgctagcatgctacctcgttctcagtagcaaagcactgctacaacacacacaagttcaccataatctacaaaagaactacttccatgtgcgccctcatttagaagtctcccagctaatcctaccttgtaactgactgaagttgtagaaacagcctttcttttactgtctatggagctagctagctgacatgatctacatctgagctactgggcatgtgcagtgcaatcaaagatagtacagaagaagaagaagaaaagaggtctcactctgtagctaaaacagagaccagctgaaaagaggatctgcagcagtgagagagagcactgcagtacaacacaaatatggtgttttttgaatattaaaccatgtaaacctattctggtacaaccttaaaatacaattatgaacctgaaaatgagcataatatggctgctttaaaatacaTGGAGTTACAGCCTGGTCGGTGACGGTTGAAACACCTAACCGTCCCGACATAGACATATGCCATTATAGCTTGTTTTGCTTTCCATGTAAACAAGCATGCAGTATGAAAGTCTGGGATTGTGGAGAACACTAAATGGTCTACTGAATAAGCACGTAGTCGAACCTTTAAATCAAAAACACTCATTAATAATCGAAAAAAATGTAACCGCTAATGAAGTTTATCGCCTGTAACTCCGTGATAAAAGTAAATAACAGAAAGATAGCCTATTTGGCTGATAGAAGGAGGTTAACATGCTCTATGTTTTGACCTAAGGAAGTCTGTCTATCATCATTGCACTCGGAGAAAACTGTTTCATtcatccatatatatatatatatatatatatatatatatatatatatatatatatatatatatatatttaataagcCTTCCTATGTATTAATTCTTCTTTCAGTTTAAACAAGATGGGACAGACttggacaagtttgtgaaatggGGACAAAAGTACCCTTATGCTTTCCCAATGTGGTTTGGACCCTTTGTCTGTTTCATGAACATTCACCATCCGGATTATGTGAAAACGTTACTGATATCAACAGGTGTGTGagcgatttttttttaattatctgtACTAAAATTATACACCATTATAACGATGTTGTCAGTTCAGTGCTTTTATAATCTCCTACAGGGAAATTGGCTACATTTTTTACAACCAAAGGTCAATGTTACAGGatttttgatttgtttgtttcctAACAGAGCCAAAAGATGATCTGTCATACAAGTTTATTGAGTCATGGCTTGGTAAGACTGCTTTCCCTTTCTGCCACAGAATACTTTGGTTCATTACAGAGATGTTGTTGCTTTACTCACTGACACacattctgtctgtctctgtcttcaggCGAAGGCTTATTAGTTTCAAAAGGTCAGAAGTGGTTACGGCACAGAAGGCTCTTGACCCCAGGTTTTCATTATGATGTGTTGAAACCATACGTAAAACTGGTGTCAGACTCTGCAAAAACTATGCTGGTATGTAAATGACAGTTTAGTTGTGTAAATCACAATTCATAATAAGTAAACAAAGTAATGTTAAGAAAGTATAGGCTTGGGCTGTCTACATGACATACTTTATGTCAAAGCTGGTTGAGCTAATAAGTGTGTTGGAGTTTTGTCCATCTCCTGCAGAGATGTCACATCTGTTCTCTCACTGTTTCCAGGACAAATGGGAAAGTTATGCAAACACCAATGAGTCCTTTGAATTGTTCAAACACGTGAGCCTTATGACACTAGACAGCATCTTGAAGTGTGCCTTCAGCGACAACAGCAACTGTCAGACCGATAGGTGAGTCCATACAAACCTTTTCCCGCCATTTACAAATTCAGGTCTACTCTATGTGCTCAGTTGTTTTCTGATTGAGCTGTTAGAAATTGAGCTATACGTGTTTGCCTATGTTCTCATTGCAGTGGAACAAATGCATACATCAAAGCAGTGTATGAGCTCAGTAATCTGATTAACCTGCGGTTCAGGACGTTTCCATACCACAATGATCTCATTTTCTACCTCAGCCCACATGGCTTTAGATACAGAAAAGCATGCAAAGTGGCTTACAGTCATACAGGTAAGATCTTCACACATAATTAGATTCTGTATGTTGTCTCGCACGCTCATGCTTTCTTAGCCAGGTCAccattgcaaatgagaacctgttctcaacggcctacctggttaaataaaggttaaataataaaaaaaaaaattaatgacaATCTGCCAAAACAATTGGCAAATATCAATTATACTGGATTTTATCAATTTGCAATATAGCATACCCATACACTAAGCTTTGGGTATATATGGTTGATCTATTTTGCATGTTGCTGTATTTAAAGAGTTAGTCTGCAAATAGTAATTTACTATTTTGTCTTTTGAAGAGGAAGTCATaagaaagaggaaagaagcACTCAAGGAGGAGAAGGAGCTGGACCGGGTACAGGCCAAGAGGAACTTGGACTTCCTGGACATCCTTCTCTTAGCAAGAGTATGTTATATCATCTCGAAACTACTGAATTTAGAAAATTAGAGATTCTCACTTTTGCCTTAAAGTAGCAGCAATCAAacttaaaaacaaaagcattaaGGCATACATCATTTTAAGTTCAAAGTAACTAGAAGAAGGTTTGATGTTCAGTCAAGGTTTAAAACTAACAAGACTTAAGGACAACCACACAAACGTGtagaataatttaaaaaaagaagaaagagcaCTGTGAAACAGTAAAAACAGTGACGCAggaatacaattaaaaaaacaataagtcATGTAAAACCTGACATATAGGCAATGATTTGGCATTATGTGCAAGTATCACCTGCAAGTAGCAAAATCCCAGTGCAAAGGAAACACAGAAGGCTTCTGCATAAACCTCATGTTCAGCATATCAATGGTCAGGCGTTTCAGACAATATAAGACAATGTTGGCTGTACAAAACTTCTGTTTGCTGTAAACATCTCTGAGCTGCCAGTGCCTGACTTGGCTTATAATTTATGTAGTGCTCTACCAGCTTGGTTTCTTACCAAAGATATCAGTCACTGTAGAGGTAGAGTAATGCCCCAATCGGACAGAGCGCGTTTGAGCAGCCTGTGGCAgctttttgtaattgttttcaatCAGAGTTAAGCGTTTTGCTCGCTGCTTTTGCATTGCTGAGCACCTCGCGTTTTTTTTGCCAGAGTGCCCTGAATGCTGAAAGAATGATGATATGCTGATAGAACTGATTTCTATCAATTTTTGTAATGCTAATATTCTCAATGAGACACAAAAGGTTACCAATAACACCTCTGTAACTCAGGTAAAGTGGTTGAAAATTGCTGCTTGTCATTAAATAAGACGACTTATCTGGGAGTGCCAGaggatttgttttatttgtaccATTGCTGCTTCCCACCCAATAGTACCTAAGATTATTTTAATTAATCTCCACTGTCCACACACACTAGACTGCCTAACTCCACCTTTGACCTGGTGAAGGAGCCAACAGACGTGCTATCTCCGTGACCAAGGTTATATGACTTAGGTTGCTCTgatctgatcattcctgtgtttacTTTGACAGTACTATCTCGGGGCATACAACTGTTCAAACAGAGGTAATAACAAAATGGTATATCACTgaaaacaccagtgaaacattcattcagcttttctcctccacacctGCCCTCTTTTGGGTCTCAGTCAATGAGCTCGAAGATCATTTCAAtcttacaaatgttattgatgccattgcaaCCACTAAGGTGAAGGCTGTCTCTGGTAAGAAAAGATCTCACTGGAGAAAAGCCACACTGGTAAGAACAGGAAAAAAGAGTGTCGAAAAGCTGAACAAAAGTGGCGAAAAAATAAATCTCCAGGTTCATTATGACatctataaagagagactttatttataatttggaaccgagaaatgcaaggcggtccttatTCTATGACATTATcggcaaaaaaaataacaatgcaTGTGccttgtttgctactgtcgacaGGCTAACAAACCCTCCTTTACGCTGGCTTCCTATTTTTTTAGAGGATTGATTCTGAAAATACTAGtgctggtttataaagcactgcatggtttagggccaaaacacATTTCTTATCTTCTGCTACTCTATGAACCCTTCAGACCATCAACcctctcaggtcatctgggacaggtctgctttctgtccccagagccAAAACTAAATATGGAAAAGCAGCATTCactttttatgctccacatatctggaacaaactcccagcgAACAGCAGGTCCGCTGccactctcagttcttttactttcttttttacgTTTGACGCTGCCTTTTgaaattgttaatttcttatactacactttaacttttattcttgtatgtTATGCTTTTTCATTTTAGTGTTTTCTATTCTCTTGCTCTTTGActtttaattgtatttaaatgtatttctgtAGTGATGTACTTATGCACTTTGTCTCGATGCTTTTGgtgtttcatgtaaatcactttgaattgccttgttgctgaaatgtgctataacTAACTTTATTTAAGTTGCCTTGCTTTCTAATACTCAGCACTAACGAGACTGCCATTATCCTTTATCTTTGAATTGTATATTCTTTTATTGTAAACTATATTATTTGTTTTAGTACATTTTAATtctcattcatattttttatatttttgtcttttatttatcaGGATGAGAAGCAGCAGGGTCTGTCAGATGAAGATATACGAGCAGAAGTGGACACATTCATGTTTGAGGGCCATGACACCACAGCAAGTGGCATTTCTTTTATCCTCTACTCTCTGGCCTGCCACCCAGAACACCAGAAGATTTGCAGGGAGGAGATCATTCAAGCCATGGATGGGAAGGACACCATGGAGTGGTAGGCTTATACGTTGAAAACATTGCCATATGCGATGAAACACAACAGCTGGATTAGGTGAGCTTTAGGCTGTCACTATGTGGAGAATATTGACAACTAATACATGTCGCACGTTTTATTTTAAGGGAGGATCTCAGTAAAATTCCATACACAACAATGTGCATAAAAGAATCCCTCCGCCTTTACCCTCCTGTACCAGGGATGTCCAGAAAGATCACCAAacccatgactttttttgatggAAGGACTTTG
It includes:
- the LOC116042906 gene encoding cytochrome P450 4B1; translated protein: MESTEAFVTFQLGWPQMHHLFALLCLVAVVKLTMLLAERRDAFRNFEAFPGPPAHWLFGHVKEFKQDGTDLDKFVKWGQKYPYAFPMWFGPFVCFMNIHHPDYVKTLLISTEPKDDLSYKFIESWLGEGLLVSKGQKWLRHRRLLTPGFHYDVLKPYVKLVSDSAKTMLDKWESYANTNESFELFKHVSLMTLDSILKCAFSDNSNCQTDSGTNAYIKAVYELSNLINLRFRTFPYHNDLIFYLSPHGFRYRKACKVAYSHTEEVIRKRKEALKEEKELDRVQAKRNLDFLDILLLARDEKQQGLSDEDIRAEVDTFMFEGHDTTASGISFILYSLACHPEHQKICREEIIQAMDGKDTMEWEDLSKIPYTTMCIKESLRLYPPVPGMSRKITKPMTFFDGRTLPKGSHVGTSVYGIHRNAAVWENPNVFDPLRFLPENVSTRSPHAFVPFSAGPRNCIGQTFAMNELKVATALTLKRYQLIEDPAQKPMLIPRLVLRSLNGIHIKIKPVDPQE